DNA sequence from the Stenotrophomonas oahuensis genome:
GGCCAAGGCGGAAGAACTGCGCGTGGCGCGGGTGGAAAAGCTGCCTTCGGAGGGCGTTGTGTATGTCCCGGCGAACGATGGCCTGACGGCGGCAGTGCTGTTCACCAATCGGATCGAGAAGCTCTGTGCATGCGGGTTCCGTGGCCGGTCGAAAAAGGCAGTGTTCGCGTATCACTTTGATGACGCCGATGCCCGGGAAAAGCATGTCGCCGAGTGGTTGAGCGGCGAGAACAATCGGATCGCCGAGAACGCAAAGCGCACAGGTGCTCACACGTTGAAGGTCGGTGACGTCCTGTATTCGAGCTGGGGATACGAACAGACCAACGTCGATTTCTATGAAGTCATCGCCGTGCGTGGAGCGGTGGTTGACCTGATTGAAATCGGCCAGGAGCGCACCACCAACGGGCATGGCATGCAAGGCACGTGCCTCCCGAAGAAGGGCGTAAGGACGGGCTACGCACTGTTGAGCAAGCGCCCCAATGCACTGAATCAGGTACGCATCACTGGGTTCGCGAGTGCCGCGCCCTGGGATGGCCGCGCCAAGAACTGGAGTAGCTACGCATGAACCCCCTGCCGAATTGGAAGCAGCGCTACGAAATGCTGGTCGATCTGTTGGGCATCGCAGCGCCGCTGCTGGCCGACATTGACCGGGACGGCCTGACCGATGAGCACCGCGCCTATCTGCTGGGCCTGCGCCTGCTGGTCGATTCGGAGTTGGCCACCGCCTGACCGACGCGCTTCACCCATCCCATCACACCAGGACCACAGTAATGCCAGCCATCAACCTTGCCGCCCTTCGCAACTTCATTCCCGCTGGGGAATTGGCCGTCATACGCAGCTGCGTTGCCGGCGAAGAGGGTGCGTACTTCCGTGCCAAGTTGATCGAGTTCAGCGAGCGCGTACAGACCATGCCGAAGATTTACGAGCAGCACGGTTTGGGAACGGCTGCGGTCGCGCATCTGCGCTATTTCCGGGGCGATAGCGCGTGGTACGTGATCGAGCGTGACACCAGCAATGAGCAGCTGCAGGCGTTTGGAATGGCTGCGCTGGGGGGCTACGAACCGGAGCTGGGCTACATCAATTTGGCCGAGCTTATCGCTGCCGGCGTCGAGCTTGACCTGCATTTCTCTCCGACCAGGCTGGATGCGCTTGAAGCCTTGGCGGCCTGATTGCCAGTCGCTGCGCTCTCAAGGAGAACGCAGCTGCGGGCAATTCGACTCGACTACGCAGGACTATACGACCATGCCACTGACCCTCGCCGACAAGCTTGCAGGCGCACTGCGCGCGATTCTCAACGGTGGTGGTGCACCCGCCGAAGCAGCGGCGCGAAGCTTGTTGACGGAATACGCCACACATGCCGCTCCAGACGTAATTTCCATTCGTGCGCAAGACCAGCTGCGCAACGTTGCTTTTGTCACGATCCGCGCGGGCCGCGTTTCTTGCACCTTGGCTCACGGTGTTCCGGCCAGTTTGACCTACGCCGGGGTGCCCACCGAGATGGAAGCCGAAATGCGCCTGCGCCTGGAAACAGCTGACGCGGCCAAGGCGCTGAGCCTGCTGCAGGGTGTGGGTCGCAAGGGATTTGAGTACAGCATTTTCGCAGCCCGATAGCTGACGGGCTTTGCCGGATGGGTGCCAAGTAAGCCAATTTTTCGAGAGGATCACCATGAATATGACTTTTCGCGCCGATGGCGATGCGAACACCTACACCCTGCTGCAGGGTGACCGCTGGATTGCATCTTTGCGATTCAACGGCGAGCTGATGCCAGGTGCACAGGAAGAGTTGCTTCACGCGTTGACTACCGCCTGCAGCAGCCCGTTTTCAGAGCCGCAGGCCTGCGCTGCAGTTCTGGCAGGCCTGCGATTGCTCCAGCTGCAGGACGTGTTGCCGCCCGGGATCGATGATGTGCTGACGAACGGCGGCACCCTACCCCGGATCGCGGAAGTGGACATTGACGAGCTGTGCGAACGCATTGCTTTTCCAGCGAGCGGGTTATCGGCCTGATTCTCTCAGGCTTGAGGAAGGTGGCGAGGCAAGCAAGGGGCGCGC
Encoded proteins:
- a CDS encoding DUF2958 domain-containing protein is translated as MPAINLAALRNFIPAGELAVIRSCVAGEEGAYFRAKLIEFSERVQTMPKIYEQHGLGTAAVAHLRYFRGDSAWYVIERDTSNEQLQAFGMAALGGYEPELGYINLAELIAAGVELDLHFSPTRLDALEALAA